From a single Oceanobacillus kimchii X50 genomic region:
- a CDS encoding cytochrome c oxidase assembly protein, giving the protein MINHGHHESGLQSMDWLIAVVVLILIITYIGAGLISNKKKHLGTWPFYRYILWLIGFLLVGVSLVGPIAELAHRHFTAHMLSHLLLGMLAPLLLALAAPTTLLLRMLPVQHARILSKLLKTPFFSLVRHPIIASVLNIGGLWVLYTTNLYMLMHENIFVHLIVHFHIFAAGYLFTISMIYIDPTPHRFSYLYRAVVFVFALAGHGILSKFIYANPPVGVPKEQAEAGGILMYYGGDAIDIVIIFILCLHWYRSTSPKSSLHVSQN; this is encoded by the coding sequence ATGATTAATCATGGACATCATGAAAGTGGTTTGCAGTCGATGGATTGGTTAATTGCTGTAGTGGTTTTAATCTTAATAATTACTTATATTGGAGCAGGATTAATTTCAAATAAAAAAAAACACTTGGGCACTTGGCCATTCTATAGGTACATATTATGGTTAATTGGCTTTCTATTAGTCGGTGTTTCATTAGTAGGACCAATAGCTGAATTAGCACATAGGCATTTTACTGCTCATATGCTAAGTCATTTATTATTAGGCATGTTGGCACCTCTATTACTAGCCCTTGCAGCGCCGACTACATTGCTACTACGTATGCTACCAGTTCAGCATGCGCGAATTTTATCAAAACTATTAAAAACACCATTCTTTAGTCTGGTACGACATCCAATAATCGCGTCAGTACTAAATATAGGCGGTTTATGGGTACTTTACACAACCAACTTATATATGCTCATGCATGAAAATATATTCGTCCATCTTATAGTTCATTTTCATATATTTGCAGCTGGTTATCTATTTACTATTTCAATGATTTATATTGACCCCACGCCACATCGGTTTAGCTATTTGTATCGAGCAGTTGTGTTTGTATTTGCTTTGGCTGGGCATGGTATATTATCGAAGTTTATTTATGCAAACCCTCCAGTAGGAGTACCAAAAGAACAAGCAGAAGCCGGTGGAATACTCATGTATTATGGTGGAGATGCAATTGATATCGTAATCATCTTTATATTATGTTTACATTGGTATCGCTCAACGAGCCCAAAATCCAGCTTACATGTGAGCCAAAACTAA
- a CDS encoding Lin0512 family protein, whose amino-acid sequence MKKILFIQSGMGIDVHGQDITKAATRAVQNAIWSNSMPGIEKSLPDNRLENMKVTVRIAVPLDRDNLDISKIKETIPYGTVEVDVTDGGMTTSSGIILEDSEDENDLMYIVNAAVEVGY is encoded by the coding sequence ATGAAAAAGATACTCTTTATTCAATCTGGGATGGGAATAGATGTACACGGTCAAGATATAACGAAAGCAGCGACTAGAGCCGTGCAAAATGCTATTTGGTCAAACTCCATGCCAGGAATTGAGAAAAGCCTACCAGATAACCGTCTAGAAAACATGAAAGTAACGGTTCGTATAGCAGTCCCTCTTGATCGAGATAATTTAGATATTAGTAAAATTAAAGAAACCATCCCATATGGAACGGTAGAAGTGGATGTTACGGATGGAGGAATGACTACCTCAAGTGGTATTATTTTAGAAGATTCAGAGGACGAAAATGATTTAATGTATATCGTAAACGCTGCCGTAGAAGTAGGATACTAG
- a CDS encoding GntR family transcriptional regulator, with amino-acid sequence MENKEMLIVDDLMNQIKQKKIQPGEKFPSENALAEMYKVPRMTVRNAFNTLEERGFIQSSQGKGRFLKGKLVQIKLPLTGDTSFTEKMEQMGYDLQTKNVLFKKIGYNQSVFNRLHASENDNVYQVVRLRYINGEIIAIHYSFVKESTVPNIIEEGPEILSMFRFYRQQGIKKFTSSKSILSVTFPTLEEQQLLECKSMIPLIVVETDCTDKETNQILEYTKILYRSDTFKYDISTIP; translated from the coding sequence TTGGAAAATAAAGAAATGCTGATTGTAGATGATCTCATGAATCAGATTAAACAAAAAAAGATACAACCAGGAGAAAAATTCCCCTCGGAAAATGCGTTAGCAGAAATGTATAAAGTTCCAAGAATGACGGTTAGAAATGCATTTAATACTCTAGAAGAGAGGGGATTTATTCAGTCATCCCAAGGAAAGGGACGCTTTTTAAAAGGAAAATTGGTTCAAATAAAGTTGCCTTTAACTGGAGATACTAGCTTCACAGAAAAAATGGAGCAGATGGGATATGATTTACAAACGAAAAATGTTTTGTTCAAAAAAATTGGCTATAATCAATCTGTATTTAATCGATTACATGCAAGTGAAAATGACAATGTCTATCAGGTTGTAAGATTACGTTATATTAATGGAGAAATTATTGCAATTCACTATTCTTTTGTAAAAGAATCAACCGTTCCAAACATTATAGAAGAAGGACCAGAAATTTTATCTATGTTTCGTTTTTATAGACAACAAGGAATTAAAAAGTTTACAAGTAGCAAATCAATTTTAAGTGTTACTTTTCCAACCTTAGAAGAACAACAATTATTGGAATGTAAAAGTATGATTCCATTAATTGTAGTAGAAACGGACTGCACAGATAAAGAAACCAATCAGATTTTAGAATATACGAAAATACTTTATAGAAGTGATACATTCAAATATGATATTTCTACTATTCCATAA